TGCCGCCGTGCTGGCCGTGCTGGAGAAGATGGTCAAGCAGCGCAAGGACTCGGTCAGCCAGTACGAGAGCGCCGGCCGCGAGGACCTGGCCGCGATCGAGCGCGCCGAGCTGGCCATCATCGACACCTACCTGCCGGCCAAGCTGGACGAGGCCGCCATCGCCGCGGCGATCGACGCGGCCATCGCCCAGACCGGCGCCGCCGGCCCGGCCGACATGGGCAAGCTGATGGGCGTGCTCAAGCCGCAGCTGGCCGGGCAGGCCGACATGGGCCTGGTGTCCAAGCTGGTCAAGCAGAAGCTGGCCGGCTGAGGCCGCCCCCGCCTGCGGGCCGCGCGCCGTGCGCCTGACGCACCCGGGCTGCAATCGCAAGCAATTCTCATCTACACTTTCCTGACTGGGTGCAAGCCTTTCGCCGCGCCCGCCAGCAGGTCCGCCTTGCAAGGACCTCCCGGGAACGTTCCACATGTGTGCTCCCACTGCCCGCGCCGGGCTGCGTCCGGCGCTGTTGACCCTGGCCGTGCTGACGGCGCTGCCCGCCGCGGCACAGCAGGCCACCCCGCCCCTCGCCGCCACCGAACTGGACAAGGTCACCGTCACCGGCGAGAAGACCGACCGCTCGCTGCAGGACACCACTTCCAGCGTCGTGGTGACCACCAGCGCCAGGATCGAGCAGGAGAACCTGCTCTCGCTGTCGGACCTGATCAACCGCACGCCCAACGTCACCCCGATGTACGGCCAGCGCGGCTTCACCATCCGCGGCATCGCCGACGAGTCCGGCGCGCCCAACCCGCTGGCCACCATCTACCTGGACGGCGCGGCGCTGCCCAGCCAGGCCAGCGACAGCCTGCCCACCGACCTGTGGGACCTGGCCCAGGTCGAGATCTTCCGCGGCCCGCAGTCCACCATCCAGGGCCAGAACGCCCTGGCCGGCGCGATCGTGATGCGCAGCGAGGACCCGAGCATGGACTGGAGCGGCCACGCCCGCGTGCTGCTGTCCGATCCGTCGGACAAGCGCTACGCCTTCGCCGGTGGCGGCCCGCTGGTGCGCGATGAGCTGGCCTTCCGCGTGGCCGCCGAGAAGCGCGATTTCGACGGCTATGTGTGGAATCCCACCCGCCAGACCGGCGAGGACGCGCTGGAGAGCACCAACGCCCGCTTCAAGCTGCTGTGGACGCCCAAGGGCCTGCCGGGGCTGACCGCGCGCCTGACCTGGATCAACGACAACCGCGACGGGCCGTACATGTACACCTACGCGCGCGGCGATGTGCGCGACCCGTTCGCCCATCCGATCAACACCTCCGACTATCCCAACACCACCCGGGCCCACGCGCAGATCGGCACCGCGCAGGTGGACTACGACTTCGGCAATGCCTGGACGCTGTCCTCGGTGACCGCCTGGAGCAAGGTGACGACCACGCGCCGCGCCGACAACGACCTGGGGCCGGTCGATGCGGCCCACACCCTCACCGACGGCGACTATCGCGGCCGCTCGCAGGAGCTGCGCCTGCACTACGCCGGCGAGCGCCTGGACGGGCTGCTGGGCGCGTACTGGTCGCGCGCGGACGACGCCAACACGCAGTCCAGCCGCACCAACGTGACCACGCCGGTGACGACCATCGCCGGGGTGCTGCGCGCTTCCGGCTTCCCGGCGGCCACAGCCACCGCCCTCGCCACGCGCTACGCGCAGGCGCTGCCGGTGATCCCGGTGGACTACGACAGCGATGCGCCGACCGAGTCGGAAAACAAGGCGCTGTTCGGCGACGGCCAGCTGCGGCTGGCGCCGGCGTGGACCCTGCTGGCCGGTTTCCGCTACGACCGCCAGGACTACACCTTCTCCAACGACACCAGCGCGGTGTTCGCCGGCACCCTGCCCGATCCGGGCAGCTTCGGCGCCGCCGGCTCGCTGCTGTACCAGGCCGCGGTGGGCATCAACCAGGCCGTGCTGGGCCTGGTGCGCTCGGCCAGCGGCGGCTACGCGGCGCCGACCACGCGCACCTTCACCGCCTTCCTGCCCAAGACGGGGCTGCGCTGGGACTTCGCCACGGACAAGTCGCTGGCGCTGACGGTGCAGCGCGGCTACCGCTCGGGCGGCTCCAGCTTCAACATCGCCCGCAGCCAGGTGGTCGCCTACGACCCGGAATACACCTGGAACTACGAGGCGGCCCTGCGCACGCAGTGGCTGGACGGGCGCCTGACCTTCAACGCCAATGCCTACTACATCGACTGGAAGGACAAGCAGGTCACCGCGTACTTCGGCCTCAACACCTACGACTACAACACCGTCAACGCCGGTCGCGCGCACCTGTACGGGCTGGAGGCCGAGACGCGCTACCGCGTCAACGAGGGCTTCGACCTGTACGCCTCGCTGGGCGGCACGCGCACGCGCTACGACGAGTTCCGGACCATCCAGGGCGCGACCATCACCGACTACAGCGGCCAGGAGTTCGCCTACGCGCCGCACTGGACGCTGGCGGCCGGCGGCAACTGGCGCTGGGCGCAGGGCTGGTTCGGCAACCTCAACGCCAACTTCCGCGACAGCGTGAAGTTCAGCGTGGGCAGCGGCGCCGCGGGCGCGCCCTCGCGCACGCTGGTCAACGGCAAGCTGGGTTACGGCAACCTGGACTGGAGCGCTTATGTCTTCGGCAGCAACCTGCTGGACAAGGGCTATGTCCAGTACGCCTGGGCCGATCAGCCGAACATCGTGATCGGCGCGCCGCGCGTGGTCGGGATCGGGTTCGAGGCGTACTGGTGAGGATGATGCGCATGCGCGAGGCAAGCCGATGACGGCGCTGTACCTGCTGGGCGGCCTGCTGGCCGCGCTGGCGTTCTACCTGGCCTGCGCGCACCAGCGCCTGCGGCCGTCGCTGCGCGCGCATGCGCGCGGCCTGCGCGTGGCCGGCTGGCTGCTGTGCGCGGCCTGTCTGGGGCTGGCCATCGCGGTGCTGGGCACCTGGGCCGGGACGTTCGCGGCATTGAGCACCGTGATGCTGGGCCTGGTCGCGCTGCCCTACATGGATGCCTGGCGCCAGGCGCGCAAGGTGGCGCCATGACCGGCAAGTGGCTGGCGGCGATCCTGCTGGGCCTGCCGCTGTCCACCGGCGTGGTCGGGCTGGCGGCACTGCTGTGGCCGGGCCGGCTGGAGGTGCACACGCTGCCGCTGCTGCTGCTCTCCTTCCCGGTGTGGATCGGGGTGATGTCGGCGGCCTTCGCCTGCCGCAGCGGCGCGCGCGCGTGGCTGTGGCTGGGCGGAGCCACGGTGCTGGCCTATGCCGCGCTGTACGCGGCCAAGGCGCTGGGCTGGGCCGCGGAGCTGCCGGCATGAAGGCCGCGACCCTGCGCAGCTTCCTGTCGCTGCACACCTGGGCCGGGCTGCTGGCCGGGATGGCGCTGTTCATCGCCTTCTATGCCGGCGCCTTCAGCATCTTCACCCACGACCTCAGCGACTGGGCCCCACGCCCGGCCGCGGCCGATGCCGCGGGCGCGGACCCGGCGCAGACGCTGGCCCGCGCCCAGGCCCTGGTGGACGCCGTGCAGCGCCAGCATCCGGCCGCGCGCGACGCGATGTTCCTGGTGCTGGCCGGCGACCATGGCCCGGTGCCGCGCGTGTTCCATCAGCCGCCCGGCGGGCGCGAGACCTTCCAGTACCGGCTCGACGAACACGGCGCGGTGCGGCAGTTGCCGCAGCGCGTGGGCTTCGTCGATTTCCTCTACGACCTGCACTTCACCGCCGGGCTGCCGCGCACCTTCGGCACCTATCTGTTCGGCGTGGTGTGCGTGCTGTACGGGCTGGCGCTGGTGTCCGGCGTGGTGGCCTATGCGCCGGTGCTGCTGAAGGACCTGTTCGCGCTGCGCGTGGGCAGCAACCTCAAGCGCCTGTGGCAGGACGCGCACAACGTGATCGGCATGCTCTCGCTGCCGTTCCACGTGATCTTCGCCTGGTCGGGCGCGGTGCTGACGCTGGGCCTGGTGCTGCTGGCGCCGTTCCAGTACCTGGTGTTCGGCGGCAAGCTGATGCAGGTGCTCGCGTCGGACTTCGAGGTCGTCCCGCACGTCGCGCCGGCCAAGGTCGCCGCGCCGACGCTGCCGGTGGCCGAGCTGATCCGCCGCGCGCAGCTGGCGCTGCCGGGCATGGAGGTGGAATCCATCGCCTACCACGATGCCGGCGATGCCAACGCCCAGATCGAGCTGTACGGCGAGATCGACCAGCGCCATCTCAACACGCTGGCGGTGGTCGCGCTCAACGGCGCCAGCGGCCAGGTGCTGCGGGTGGTCGACCCGCGCGGGATGTCGCCGGGCACCGCGATGCTGCGCGGGCTGCAGGCGCTGCATTTCGGCAGCTACGGCCACAACGCGGTGCACTGGCTGTACTTCGTGCTGGGCCTGGGTGGGGCGTTCCTGTTCTACAGCGGCAACCTGCTGTGGATCGAGGCGCGGCGCAAGCGGCGCACGCCGCAGCAGCCGGCGCGCACGCAGGTGATGGCGCGGCTGACGCTCGGCGTCTGCCTGGGCTGCGTGGGCGGGGTCTCGGCGCTGTTCATCGCCGGTGCCCTGCTGCCCGAGGCGCAGGCGAAGTTCGCCTACTACGCGGTGTTCTTCGCGCTGCTGCTGTGGGCGCTGCTGCGTGCGCCGGCCAGGGCCGGTGCGGAGCTGCTGTTCGCCTGCGCGGCGCTGACCGCGCTGGTGCCGGTGGCCGGGTGGATCGGCACCGGCGAGCATCTGTTCGCGGCGCTGTGGCACGGGCACTGGACGCGCTTCGGCGTGGGCGCGATCGCGCTGCTGCTGGCGGTGGCGTACTGGCGCATGGGCGTGGCCGCGCGCCGTCGCGCCCTTGCCGGCGAGGCCAACAGCGTGTGGTCGGCCCAGGCGCCCGCCGGCGCGGGTTGATCCCTTCGATCACCGGCTGGTGACACCCCTGCGGGGCATGCTGATCGGCAACCGTCGCAACGCCGATCCATGCCATGCATCTGCCCTCGTCCGACAAACTGAGCCGTCGCCTGCAGAAGCTGCAGGACAGTTTTCCGGTGGCGCTGGCCAAGCGCTTCGCCGAGAGCGACCTGATGACCCAGGCCGCGGCCCTGACCTTCTACGCGCTGCTGTCGCTGGCGCCGCTGCTGGTGCTGCTGCTGTGGATCGTGGCCTCGCTCTACCCGCCGGCGCAAGACGAACTGCTGCGCCAGATCGCGGGGCTGGCCGGGCCACAGGCCGGCGCCGTGGCGCGCACCGTGCTGACCAACGCCAAGGCCCAGCCCAGCGTGGGATCGCTGGCCGGGCTGTGGAGCACGCTGCTGCTGTTCGTCGGCGCCACGGCGGTATTCGCGCGCCTGCAGGCCGCGTTGAACCTGATCTTCTACACCGATCGCACCGAGCTGACCGGAGGGGTGTGGGATTTCCTGAAGAAGCGCGTGTTCTCCTTCGGCGTGGTGCTGGGGCTGGGCTTCCTGCTGATCGTCTCGATGATGGCCGCCACCGCGCTGCAGGTGGTGCTGGCCAGCGTGCCCTCACTGCTGCCGGTGCTGGGCAATGCGCTGACCTTCGTGCTGTACGCGGCGGCGTTCGGCTTCCTCTACCACTACCTGCCCGACCGGCCGGTCGAATGGCGCCAGGCGCTGCTGGGCGGGGTGATCACCGCCGGGCTGTTCATCGCCGGGCGCTACGGCATCGGCCTGTACCTGGCGAGCACCGACCCCGGCAGCGCCTACGGGACGATGGGCGCGATGGTGATCATGCTGGTGTGGCTGTACTACGCCACGGTGGTGTTCTTCATCGGGGCGCTGCTGACCGCGGTGATCGACGAGCGGATGGATGCCCGTGCCGCGCACCGCGCGGCCGAGCGCGAGGCGGTCTTGCGCCAGAGTCCCACCGAGCGCCCGGCGGCGGTCGATCCGGACGCCCAGGCACTGCCGGCGCAGGAGCTGCCGTCGCATCGGGACTGCGCGCCGCGGGCGTAAGGGTTGCGTTGGAAGGGGTCGGAGCGCTGGCTCCTCGGCTGCCGAGGGTGATGGCGTCGCCTGCCCGCCTGCTCTGGGCCGATGGGCATTGGACGGGACGCTGAGACGGGCTGGTTTGCCGCGAAGAGCACCCGCCCCTCCCCCTCAGCCGCCAGCTCGCGACTTCGAGCTCCCCCTCGCCTGCGGCCGGAAGGGAGGGCGCCCAACGCGGGCTGGCGCGCAGGGAGAGGGACACGCACGGCCGGAGCGCGAGGAAGGGCCGGAGGCGGCTCGGCTTGACGGGCGTGGCATCCTAGTCGTCTGCCATGGCCCGTATCCCCGACGCCTTCATCGACGACCTGCTCGCCCGGACGGACATCGTCGAGGTGATCGGCACGCGCGTGCCGCTCAAGCGCCAGGGCAAGGAATACGCGGCGCGCTGCCCGTTCCACGACGAGCGCTCGGCCAGCTTCACCGTCTCGCCGGTCAAGCAGTTCTATCACTGCTTCGGCTGCGGCGCGCACGGCACGGCGATCAGCTTCCTGATGAACTACGACCGCCTCGAGTTCCTCGACGCGGTCGACGAACTGGCCAAGCGCGCCGGCATGGAGGTCCCGCGCGAGACCGCCCAGCGCAACCAGAGCGACGACAGCCGCGAGCTGTACACGATGCTGGAGGCCAGCGCGCGCTTCTTCCAGCGGCAGCTGGAGGCCAGCGACAAGGCCCGGGCGTACCTGGACGGACGCGGCGTGGACGCGGCCACGCGCGCGGCGTTCGGCATCGGCTATGCGCCCGATGGCTATTCGGCGCTGAAGGACGCGCTGGGCACCGACGCGCGCCGGATGCAGCTGCTCGAGCGCGGCGGCATGTTCTCCAAGAACGACCGCGGCCACGTCTACGACAAGTTCCGCGACCGCGTGATGTTTCCCATCGCCGACCGGCGCGGGCGCACCATCGCCTTCGGCGGGCGCGTGCTGGACAAGGACGACGGCCCCAAGTACCTCAACAGCCCCGAGACCGCGCTGTTCCACAAGGGCCGCGAGCTGTACGGCCTGTGGCAGGTGCGCCAGGCCAACCAGAAGATCGAGAAGCTGGTGGTGGTGGAGGGCTACATGGACGTGGTCAGCCTGTTCCAGTTCGGCGTGAAGTACGCGGTGGCCACGCTGGGCACGGCGACCACGCCGGACCATGCCGAGCTGCTGTTCCGCAACGCGGCCGACGTGTACTTCTGCTTCGACGGCGACGCGGCCGGGCAGCGCGCCGGCTGGCGCGCGCTGGAGTCGGTGCTGCCGCGGATGAAGGACGGGCGGCAGGCGTTCTTCCTGTTCCTGCCCGACGGTGAGGACCCGGACACCATCGTGCGCAAGGAGGGCGCCGAGGGCTTCGCCGCGCGCCTGGCCCAGGCCACGCCGCTGTCGGAATTCTTCTTCGACGAGCTCTCGCGCGAGATCAACCTGGGCACGCTGGACGGCAAGGCGCGCCTGGCCGAACGCGCCAAGCCGCTGCTGGCGCAGATCCCCGACGGCGCCTTCGGCGACCTGATGCGCGCGCAGCTGGCGCGGATCACCGGCGTGGGCGCCAACCCGCCGCCGGCCCCGCCCGCCGCGCGGCCGGTCGCGCGCCGCGCCGCGCCGGGCCCGCAGCAGCGGCCCAGCCTGGTGCGCAGCGCGATCCTGCTGCTGCTGCACGCGCCGTCGCTGGCGCTGGAAGTGCCGATGCCCTACACCTTCGCCGGCCTGCGTTTGCCCGGCATCGCGCTGCTGACCGAGCTGCTGGACATCATCCAGGCGCGCCCGGAGATCACCCCCGGCGCACTGCTGGAGCACTTCGCCGAACGCGAGGAACTGCCCGCGCTGCAGAAGCTGATGATGCAGGCGCTGCCCGGCGAGGAAACCACCTGGCGCCAGGAGCTGCACGATGCGGTGGTGCAGCTGGAGAAGCAGACCCTGCAGCAGCGCCTGGACGAACTGCTGGCCAAGCAGCGCGCGCAGGGCCTGGACGACACCGACAAGTACGAACTGCGCGAACTGCTCAAGGCGCGCGCGTCGGGGCATTGAGCGCTGCGGGTTCCCCGTCGTCGCCCCCACAGAGGCGGGAGCCCGGGGTCTTTGATTGGTTCGCGCGGAAGGCGCTGGATTCCCGCTTTCGCGGGAATGACGGGACTTGGTGTGAGAGCCGCCATGGCGGCGAGGGGCTTTCCCGGTAGAGCCACATTGCCGCCATGGCGGCTCCCACATAAACCCCATCCCATTCCGGAAGGCGCGCGCGGGTCTCACCGACAGCGCCGGTAGAATCGACGTCCCCACCGCTCCACTGCCCCTGCTCGTGAACCTGCTCAAGCGTCTGCGCATCGACAATTTCACGCTCTGCCTGCTGGGCACGGTCCTGCTGGCCTCGCTGCTGCCGGTGCGAGGCACCGCGGCGGCGTGGATGGACGACATCACCGATGTGGCCATCGCCGCGCTGTTCTTCCTGCACGGTGCGCGCCTGTCGCGCGAGGCCATCGTCGCCGGCATGACCCACTGGCGACTGCATCTGACCATCCTGGCCTGCACCTTCGTGCTGTTTCCGTTGCTGGGCCTGCTGGTGCATCCGCTGGCCGCGCACCTGCTGACGCCGGGGCTGGCGCTGGGCCTGCTGTTCCTGTGCGCGCTGCCGTCCACGGTGCAGTCCTCGATCGCCTTCACCTCGATGGCCGGCGGCAACGTACCGGCCGCGGTGTGCGCGGCATCGGCCTCCAGCCTGCTGGGCGTGTTCCTGACGCCGGCGATCATGACCCTGCTCGCCGGCACCCAGGGGCAGATGGCCGATCCGCTGCAGGCCATGTTCAAGATCCTGCTGCAGCTGCTGGTGCCGTTCGTGGCCGGCCACCTGCTGCGCCCGCTGGTCGGCGGCTGGGTCGAGCGTCGGCGCGCGGTGCTCAAGTACACCGACCAGGGCACGATCCTGCTGGTGGTCTACACCGCCTTCAGCGCGGCGGTGGTCGAAGGCCTGTGGCACGACACGCCGCTGCTGGCGCTGCTGGGCGTGGTCGGCTTCGCCGCGGCGCTGCTGGGCGTGGCCATGGGGCTGATAACGCTGCTGGCGCGGCGGCTGGGCTTCAGCCGCAGCGACGAGATCGCCATCGTGTTCTGCGGTTCGAAGAAGAGCCTGGCCACCGGCGTGCCGATGGCCAAGGTGATGTTCGCCGGCGGCGCGCTGGGCGCGATCGTGCTGCCGGTGATGATCTACCACCAGGTGCAGCTGATCACCTGCGCGGTCGTGGCCCAGCGCTATGCGCGCGGCAAGGCGCGCACCGACGCGCCGATCGCCGACTGAGCCGGCGCGTTGGCGTTTTGCCGGCTCCTGGCCCCTGCTCCTACGCGAACAGCTCGAACTGGCTCAGATTCTCGGGCGTGATCAGGCGGAAGCGCGTGCGCTGCTCCGGCGCGCGCTCGAGTTCCTCGTTGGCGTGCAGCAGGTGCTGCAGGCCTGCGAGGATCTGCCCTTCCGGATCCTGGTCGATCACCGCGGCCAGGTCGCCGGCGCGCAGCAGTTCGGCGTGTTCGCGCGTGGCCTCATGGCCGATCCAGACCGGCGCCACCGCCAGCGGATGGCGACGCAGCGCGCGGCGGATGCCGCCCGAGCACGCGCCGGTGCTGTAGATCGCCACGATGTCGTGGCGATGGCGCAGGGTGTCGTGCAGCAGGGCGTGGGCGCGTTCGTTGTCGTCGGCCACTTCCACCGGCGGCAGCGGGTCCAGGTGCGGGAACTGTTCGGCCAGGATCTGGGTGAAGCCTTCCACCCGATCCAGCTGCGAGCGGAAATCCAGCGAGGCCACCGGCATCCAGACCTTGCCCGCCTGGCGGGTGAAGCGCCCGGCCAGATAGCCCGCGGTGCGCCCGGCCAGCACGTTGTCGATGCCCACGTAGGCCAGGCGCTGGATGCCCGACACGTCCGAGGTCATGGTCACCACCGGCGTGCCGGCGGCGTTGACCGCGCGCAGGGCCTGGGCGATGCGCGCGTTGTCGCGCGCCACGATCAGCAGGCCGTGGCGCGGGTACGGGGGATTTTCCAGGAACTCGGCCAGGCGCTCGTCGTCGCGCTCGCCCCAGGCGCTGCGATGCACGGTCACGCGCGGGCCGATCAGGCTGGCGTAGCGGTCCAGCGCGTTGTTGAAGCGCTGGAACAGCGCGATCTCGCTGTGCACCAGCACCACGTCGAAATGCAGCACGCCGTGGCGCACGTCCGGCAGCAGGCGGTTGGTGCCCAGGCGCTTGGCCGCCTCGACCACCTTGCGGCGCAGCGCGTCGGACACGCTGCCGCGCTCGTTTAGCACGCGGTCGACGGTGCTGGGGCTGACGCCCGCCTCGATGGCGATCTCGGTGAAGCGGGGACTGCGCTTGGTGCGGCGGCGCTCGGCACTCATGGATTCAGGCGATCACTCGAAGGAACGTGGCGGCGGCCGAACGGCGCCGCCCGCGCGACCATCCTCCCGCGCGCATGGCGCCGGCGCAACGGGCTCACAGGCTGCGCCCGGCGATGCCCGGCAGCAGCGGCGCCAGCCAGTGGTCCGCCAGCAGGAAGGCGAACAGCACCATCAGGTACACGATCGAATAGCGGAAGGTGCGCATGGCGAAGAACTCGTCCGGCGGGTCCAGCAGCTTCCATGCGTACCACAGGAAGCCCGCGCCCAGCACCAGCGCGCCGCCCAGGTAGAACAGCCCGCTGAGCCCGAACAGCACCGGCAGCAGCGTGGCCTCCACCAGCAGCACGGTGTAGAACAGGATCTGCCAGCGCGTGTAGACCACGCCGTGGGTGACCGGCAGCATCGGGATCAGCGCCTTGGCGTAGTCCTCGCGGCGGAAGATCGCCAGCGCCCAGAAATGCGGCGGCGTCCAGACGAAGATGATCAGCACCAGCAGCAGGCTGTGGCCCCAGTCCCACGGGCCCTCCATGCCGGTGACCGCGGCCCAGCCCAGCATCGGCGGCGTGGCCCCGGCCAGCCCGCCGATGACGATGTTCTGCGGCGTGGCCCGCTTGAGGTAGACGGTGTAGATCACCGCATAGCCGATCAGCGAGAAGAAGGTCAGCACCGCGGTGATCACGTTGACCCACAGCACCAGGATGGCCATCGAGATCACGGTCAGCACCAGCGCGAACACCAGCACCTGCCACGGCTGCACCTTGCCCACCACCAGCGGGCGCCAGGAGGTGCGGGCCATCTGCGCGTCGATGCGCGCATCGAGCAGCTGGTTGATCGCCGCCGCCGCCGAAGCCGCGATCCAGATGCCGAGGAAGCCCAGCAGCCCGTGCCGCACCTGGGTGACGCTGGGCAGGCCGGGGATCGCCAGGATCATGCCAACGAAGGCGGTGAACACGATCAGGGCCACCACCCGCGGCTTGGTCAGGTCCCAGTAGTCCTTGACCGTGGCGCGCGCGGCGCTCATTCCGGCGTCCTCAGTCGCGCCAGCAGCGAGACCATCACGAACAGCAGCACCACCGCGCCGGCGTTGTGCAGCACGGCCACGCCCAGCGGCACGGCCAGCTTGACGTTGAGGATGCCCAGGGTCACCTGGGCCAGCAGCGCGACCAGCAGGCCCGCGCCCCAGCCGCGCATGCCCGGCTGGCGCCACAGCCGCAGCGCGCAGAACGCCAGCCAGCAGGCCAGGACGATGGCCATCAGCCGGTGCGCCATCTGGATGGCGATGCGTGAGGCGCCGTCGAGCACGCCGCCTTCGTAGTCCACGCCGATGCCGCGCCACAGGGTGAACCCCTCGCGGAAGTCGTGCGGCGGCCACCACTGGCCCACGCACTGCGGGAAGTTGGCCATGCGCCAGCTGCCGCCGCCGCAGGCCAGCGCCGCGTAGTTGGCGCTGACCCAGCCGCCCAGCGCGATCTGCGCCACCAGCAGCGCCAGTCCCACGCCCAGCACGCGCTTGAGCGCGCGCGCGTCGACCAGGGTGATCGGCAGCTGGGTCGCCCGCCACGCCATCCATACCAGCAGGGCGAAGGTCGCCAGCCCGCCCAGCAGGTGGCCCATCACCACGATCGGCTTGAGCAGCCAGGTCACCGTCCACATGCCCAGCAGGGCCTGGAAGATGATCATCGCCAGGGTCAGCATGGCCACGCGCGCGAGGTCGCTGTTCGACCAGCGCCAGGCCGCGACCAGCAGGATGCCCTCGCCGATCAGGGCCAGCGCGCTGGCCGCCACGTGCTGGCCCTTCATGTACAGCGGGATGGCCAGCGCCACCAGCGCCGCGGCCACGATGACCTGGACGACGCCCAGCCGGCGTCGGCGCGCGGCCATCAGCGCCAGGGCGAAGATCTCGATGCTGAGCATGCCGGCCAGGAAGCGGTGCACCTGCTCGCGCCAGGCCTTGTGGGTCTCCAGCGGACGGATCTTCAGCTGCGCGTGGTCGATGATCTCCGAGGGCGCCTGCGGCCAGGCCGCGCGACCGTAGCAGGTCGGCCAGTCCGGGCAGCTCAGGCCGGCGTCGGACAGGCGCACAAAGCCGCCGAAGACGATCGTGCT
The window above is part of the Pseudoxanthomonas sp. X-1 genome. Proteins encoded here:
- a CDS encoding GatB/YqeY domain-containing protein, translating into MSLKQQLTDDMKTAMKAGEKDRLGVIRLINAAIKQREVDERIELDDAAVLAVLEKMVKQRKDSVSQYESAGREDLAAIERAELAIIDTYLPAKLDEAAIAAAIDAAIAQTGAAGPADMGKLMGVLKPQLAGQADMGLVSKLVKQKLAG
- a CDS encoding TonB-dependent receptor — protein: MCAPTARAGLRPALLTLAVLTALPAAAQQATPPLAATELDKVTVTGEKTDRSLQDTTSSVVVTTSARIEQENLLSLSDLINRTPNVTPMYGQRGFTIRGIADESGAPNPLATIYLDGAALPSQASDSLPTDLWDLAQVEIFRGPQSTIQGQNALAGAIVMRSEDPSMDWSGHARVLLSDPSDKRYAFAGGGPLVRDELAFRVAAEKRDFDGYVWNPTRQTGEDALESTNARFKLLWTPKGLPGLTARLTWINDNRDGPYMYTYARGDVRDPFAHPINTSDYPNTTRAHAQIGTAQVDYDFGNAWTLSSVTAWSKVTTTRRADNDLGPVDAAHTLTDGDYRGRSQELRLHYAGERLDGLLGAYWSRADDANTQSSRTNVTTPVTTIAGVLRASGFPAATATALATRYAQALPVIPVDYDSDAPTESENKALFGDGQLRLAPAWTLLAGFRYDRQDYTFSNDTSAVFAGTLPDPGSFGAAGSLLYQAAVGINQAVLGLVRSASGGYAAPTTRTFTAFLPKTGLRWDFATDKSLALTVQRGYRSGGSSFNIARSQVVAYDPEYTWNYEAALRTQWLDGRLTFNANAYYIDWKDKQVTAYFGLNTYDYNTVNAGRAHLYGLEAETRYRVNEGFDLYASLGGTRTRYDEFRTIQGATITDYSGQEFAYAPHWTLAAGGNWRWAQGWFGNLNANFRDSVKFSVGSGAAGAPSRTLVNGKLGYGNLDWSAYVFGSNLLDKGYVQYAWADQPNIVIGAPRVVGIGFEAYW
- a CDS encoding PepSY-associated TM helix domain-containing protein produces the protein MKAATLRSFLSLHTWAGLLAGMALFIAFYAGAFSIFTHDLSDWAPRPAAADAAGADPAQTLARAQALVDAVQRQHPAARDAMFLVLAGDHGPVPRVFHQPPGGRETFQYRLDEHGAVRQLPQRVGFVDFLYDLHFTAGLPRTFGTYLFGVVCVLYGLALVSGVVAYAPVLLKDLFALRVGSNLKRLWQDAHNVIGMLSLPFHVIFAWSGAVLTLGLVLLAPFQYLVFGGKLMQVLASDFEVVPHVAPAKVAAPTLPVAELIRRAQLALPGMEVESIAYHDAGDANAQIELYGEIDQRHLNTLAVVALNGASGQVLRVVDPRGMSPGTAMLRGLQALHFGSYGHNAVHWLYFVLGLGGAFLFYSGNLLWIEARRKRRTPQQPARTQVMARLTLGVCLGCVGGVSALFIAGALLPEAQAKFAYYAVFFALLLWALLRAPARAGAELLFACAALTALVPVAGWIGTGEHLFAALWHGHWTRFGVGAIALLLAVAYWRMGVAARRRALAGEANSVWSAQAPAGAG
- a CDS encoding YihY/virulence factor BrkB family protein, with amino-acid sequence MHLPSSDKLSRRLQKLQDSFPVALAKRFAESDLMTQAAALTFYALLSLAPLLVLLLWIVASLYPPAQDELLRQIAGLAGPQAGAVARTVLTNAKAQPSVGSLAGLWSTLLLFVGATAVFARLQAALNLIFYTDRTELTGGVWDFLKKRVFSFGVVLGLGFLLIVSMMAATALQVVLASVPSLLPVLGNALTFVLYAAAFGFLYHYLPDRPVEWRQALLGGVITAGLFIAGRYGIGLYLASTDPGSAYGTMGAMVIMLVWLYYATVVFFIGALLTAVIDERMDARAAHRAAEREAVLRQSPTERPAAVDPDAQALPAQELPSHRDCAPRA
- the dnaG gene encoding DNA primase, coding for MARIPDAFIDDLLARTDIVEVIGTRVPLKRQGKEYAARCPFHDERSASFTVSPVKQFYHCFGCGAHGTAISFLMNYDRLEFLDAVDELAKRAGMEVPRETAQRNQSDDSRELYTMLEASARFFQRQLEASDKARAYLDGRGVDAATRAAFGIGYAPDGYSALKDALGTDARRMQLLERGGMFSKNDRGHVYDKFRDRVMFPIADRRGRTIAFGGRVLDKDDGPKYLNSPETALFHKGRELYGLWQVRQANQKIEKLVVVEGYMDVVSLFQFGVKYAVATLGTATTPDHAELLFRNAADVYFCFDGDAAGQRAGWRALESVLPRMKDGRQAFFLFLPDGEDPDTIVRKEGAEGFAARLAQATPLSEFFFDELSREINLGTLDGKARLAERAKPLLAQIPDGAFGDLMRAQLARITGVGANPPPAPPAARPVARRAAPGPQQRPSLVRSAILLLLHAPSLALEVPMPYTFAGLRLPGIALLTELLDIIQARPEITPGALLEHFAEREELPALQKLMMQALPGEETTWRQELHDAVVQLEKQTLQQRLDELLAKQRAQGLDDTDKYELRELLKARASGH
- a CDS encoding bile acid:sodium symporter family protein, coding for MNLLKRLRIDNFTLCLLGTVLLASLLPVRGTAAAWMDDITDVAIAALFFLHGARLSREAIVAGMTHWRLHLTILACTFVLFPLLGLLVHPLAAHLLTPGLALGLLFLCALPSTVQSSIAFTSMAGGNVPAAVCAASASSLLGVFLTPAIMTLLAGTQGQMADPLQAMFKILLQLLVPFVAGHLLRPLVGGWVERRRAVLKYTDQGTILLVVYTAFSAAVVEGLWHDTPLLALLGVVGFAAALLGVAMGLITLLARRLGFSRSDEIAIVFCGSKKSLATGVPMAKVMFAGGALGAIVLPVMIYHQVQLITCAVVAQRYARGKARTDAPIAD
- a CDS encoding LacI family DNA-binding transcriptional regulator, with product MSAERRRTKRSPRFTEIAIEAGVSPSTVDRVLNERGSVSDALRRKVVEAAKRLGTNRLLPDVRHGVLHFDVVLVHSEIALFQRFNNALDRYASLIGPRVTVHRSAWGERDDERLAEFLENPPYPRHGLLIVARDNARIAQALRAVNAAGTPVVTMTSDVSGIQRLAYVGIDNVLAGRTAGYLAGRFTRQAGKVWMPVASLDFRSQLDRVEGFTQILAEQFPHLDPLPPVEVADDNERAHALLHDTLRHRHDIVAIYSTGACSGGIRRALRRHPLAVAPVWIGHEATREHAELLRAGDLAAVIDQDPEGQILAGLQHLLHANEELERAPEQRTRFRLITPENLSQFELFA